Proteins found in one Calypte anna isolate BGI_N300 chromosome 10, bCalAnn1_v1.p, whole genome shotgun sequence genomic segment:
- the PML gene encoding protein PML isoform X2 has translation MPDTPPAPQPPSPGPPADGDGAAAPLEMGPRPDCPPSSPPPRQPREQDDLEFILCEGCRRESPHLKLLTCLHTLCLDCLSENKPVGQCPVCWTPIPQANGIPTMDNLLFANLQARLKVYRKINRGEGPGCSRCERNVAAVWCPECEDFLCAKCFEDHQWFFKKKNHEAKRVEDLRSESAHCFLESTRKSCSLFCSTPGHASKDFVSSIYCRQCQRALCCSCALLDGPHTFCDIGSESQRRREELDSLARQLGPGRSSLEGRHRVLREEAARLEREQQEMRELIRQRVEELVRALRREEEELVRAVERRQEQGRQELERELRRLEGALKRMEAGERLVEKLSLYGTAQEVMDMQPFIKASLEELQRLEPAELARERVQPGDLGECRARLQALVERVMGRAGTNSQAAPVVEVALENDQQEEVIQPTFTISLRDMHTSPTPSRHISPKRLKLESDNRPGPSNPSSNQWDGRTGPGTPTLRRNCSSTPATNSHSDDAEDTSIIISSEDSEEDTVAFSKPHDSEKPSSPPWSESGTSPHHSTGSTSPWDVMPELSTLVFLSLKVDQKTQHITEVAATSGEHTFKMLIQTPESVLALLSQGVTMEVGMQNLLWYLSSVPRPILIVNNFWGPELLALFRALDATGRKVDFCHLVSGYVDMLSLIKEKLPRAPSYKLKDLVQEHLEQQVGVGSTLARAKALQKLWWVLGFPAQPEAGMLLTHCALQSYSMLQPVVQKRLLTRRAAKILARHHLIFWKLKEVQGQRG, from the exons atgccCGACACCCCCCCGGCCCCACAGCCGCCCAGCCCTGGCCCCCCAGCAG ATGGAGACGGTGCTGCTGCCCCCCTGGAGATGGGACCCCGGCCAGACTGCCCCCCAAGCTCTCCTCCACCCCGGCAGCCCAGGGAGCAGGATGATTTGGAGTTCATCCTCTGCGAGGGCTGCCGGCGGGAATCTCCCCACCTCAAGCTCCTCACCTGCCTCCACACCTTGTGCCTTGACTGCCTGAGTGAGAACAAGCCCGTCGGGCAGTGCCCTGTGTGCTGGACACCCATCCCTCAGGCCAACGGCATCCCCACCATGGACAACCTCCTCTTTGCCAACCTGCAAGCCAGGCTGAAGGTCTACAGGAAGATCAACCGTGGCGAGGGGCCCGGCTGCAGCCGGTGTGAGAGGAACGTGGCAGCGGTGTGGTGCCCTGAGTGTGAAGATTTCCTCTGTGCCAAGTGCTTTGAGGACCACCAGTGGTTCTTCAAGAAGAAGAACCACGAGGCCAAGAGGGTGGAGGACCTGCGTTCCGAGTCAGCCCACTGTTTCCTGGAAAGCACCAGGAAGTCATGCAGCCTCTTCTGTTCCACTCCGGGTCACGCCAGCAAGGACTTTGTGTCCAG CATCTACTGCCGGCAGTGCCAGCGGGCACTGTGCTGCTCCTGCGCGCTGCTGGACGGCCCGCACACCTTCTGCGACATCGGCAGCGAGAGCCAGCGCAGGCGGGAGGAGCTGGACAGCCTGGCCCGGCAGCTGGGCCCCGGGAGAAGCAGCTTGGAGGGCAGGCACCGGGTGCTGCGGGAGGAGGCCGCCCGGTTGGAGcgggagcagcaggagatgcgGGAGCTGATCCGGCAGCgggtggaggagctggtgcGGGCGCTGCGGcgggaggaagaggagctggtGCGGGCGGtggagaggaggcaggagcagggccgGCAGGAGCTGGAGCGGGAGCTGCGGCGTCTGGAGGGAGCGCTGAAGCGGATGGAGGCAGGCGAGAGGCTGGTGGAGAAGCTGAGCCTGTACGGCACGGCCCAGGAGGTGATGGACATGCAGCCCTTCATCAAAGCCTcgctggaggagctgcagcgGCTGGAGCCGGCGGAGCTGGCCCGGGAGAGAGTGCAGCCCGGGGACTTGGGAGAGTGCAGGGCACGGCTGCAGGCACTGGTGGAGCGGGTGATGGGACGGGCag GTACCAATTCCCAAGCTGCCCCTGTGGTTGAGGTGGCCCTGGAGAATGACCAG CAAGAGGAGGTCATCCAGCCCACCTTCACCATCAGCCTCAGGGACATGCACACCAGCCCG ACCCCCTCCAGGCACATCTCACCCAAACGTCTGAAGCTGGAGTCTGACAACAGGCCTGGCCCCAGCAATCCCAGTTCAAACCAGTGGGATGGCAGAACAGGGCCTGGCACCCCCACGCTGAGGAGGAACTGCAGCAGCACCCCTGCCACCAACAGCCACAGTGATGATGCAG AAGACACCAGCATCATCATCAGCTCAGAGGACAGTGAGGAAGACACAGTG GCCTTCAGCAAGCCCCACGACAGCGAGAagccctccagccccccctggTCCGAGAGTGGCACATCACCCCATCACAGCACTGGCTCCACCAGTCCCTGGGACGTCATGCCGGAGCTGAGCACCTTGGTGTTCCTCAGCTTGAAGGTTGACCAGAAAA cccagcacatcACGGAGGTGGCAGCAACCAGCGGAGAGCACACCTTCAAGATGCTGATTCAGACCCCTGAGTCGGTGCTGGCACTACTCTCCCAGGGTGTCACCATGGAGGTGGGGATGCAGAACCTCCTCTGGTATCTCTCCTCGGTCCCCAGGCCCATCCTCATCGTTAATAACTTCTGGGGGCCGGAGCTGCTGGCTCTCTTTAGAGCCCTGGATGCCACAGGCAGGAAAGTGGACTTCTGCCACCTGGTGAGTGGTTATGTGGACATGTTGTCCTTGATCAAGGAAAAACTGCCCCGGGCCCCTTCCTACAAGCTGAAGGACCTGGTGCAAGAGcacctggagcagcaggtgGGTGTGGGCAGCACTCTGGCCAGAGCCAAGGCCTTGCAGAAGctgtggtgggtgctggggttcCCTGCCCAGCCcgaggcagggatgctgctcacccactgtgctctgcagagctacAGCATGCTGCAGCCCGTCGTGCAGAAGAGGCTGCTCACCAGGAGGGCAGCCAAAATCCTGGCCCGTCACCACCTCATCTTCTGGAAGCTGAAAGAGGTGCAAGGGCAGCGTGGGTGA
- the PML gene encoding protein PML isoform X1 codes for MPDTPPAPQPPSPGPPAGNGRGEEGSPLLWRCKTWPRVTAEREPPPSGDGDGAAAPLEMGPRPDCPPSSPPPRQPREQDDLEFILCEGCRRESPHLKLLTCLHTLCLDCLSENKPVGQCPVCWTPIPQANGIPTMDNLLFANLQARLKVYRKINRGEGPGCSRCERNVAAVWCPECEDFLCAKCFEDHQWFFKKKNHEAKRVEDLRSESAHCFLESTRKSCSLFCSTPGHASKDFVSSIYCRQCQRALCCSCALLDGPHTFCDIGSESQRRREELDSLARQLGPGRSSLEGRHRVLREEAARLEREQQEMRELIRQRVEELVRALRREEEELVRAVERRQEQGRQELERELRRLEGALKRMEAGERLVEKLSLYGTAQEVMDMQPFIKASLEELQRLEPAELARERVQPGDLGECRARLQALVERVMGRAGTNSQAAPVVEVALENDQQEEVIQPTFTISLRDMHTSPTPSRHISPKRLKLESDNRPGPSNPSSNQWDGRTGPGTPTLRRNCSSTPATNSHSDDAEDTSIIISSEDSEEDTVAFSKPHDSEKPSSPPWSESGTSPHHSTGSTSPWDVMPELSTLVFLSLKVDQKTQHITEVAATSGEHTFKMLIQTPESVLALLSQGVTMEVGMQNLLWYLSSVPRPILIVNNFWGPELLALFRALDATGRKVDFCHLVSGYVDMLSLIKEKLPRAPSYKLKDLVQEHLEQQVGVGSTLARAKALQKLWWVLGFPAQPEAGMLLTHCALQSYSMLQPVVQKRLLTRRAAKILARHHLIFWKLKEVQGQRG; via the exons atgccCGACACCCCCCCGGCCCCACAGCCGCCCAGCCCTGGCCCCCCAGCAGGTAacgggaggggagaggaggggtcGCCGCTTCTTTGGAGGTGCAAAACCTGGCCCAGGGTCACCGCAGAAAGGGAGCCACCTCCTTCGGGAG ATGGAGACGGTGCTGCTGCCCCCCTGGAGATGGGACCCCGGCCAGACTGCCCCCCAAGCTCTCCTCCACCCCGGCAGCCCAGGGAGCAGGATGATTTGGAGTTCATCCTCTGCGAGGGCTGCCGGCGGGAATCTCCCCACCTCAAGCTCCTCACCTGCCTCCACACCTTGTGCCTTGACTGCCTGAGTGAGAACAAGCCCGTCGGGCAGTGCCCTGTGTGCTGGACACCCATCCCTCAGGCCAACGGCATCCCCACCATGGACAACCTCCTCTTTGCCAACCTGCAAGCCAGGCTGAAGGTCTACAGGAAGATCAACCGTGGCGAGGGGCCCGGCTGCAGCCGGTGTGAGAGGAACGTGGCAGCGGTGTGGTGCCCTGAGTGTGAAGATTTCCTCTGTGCCAAGTGCTTTGAGGACCACCAGTGGTTCTTCAAGAAGAAGAACCACGAGGCCAAGAGGGTGGAGGACCTGCGTTCCGAGTCAGCCCACTGTTTCCTGGAAAGCACCAGGAAGTCATGCAGCCTCTTCTGTTCCACTCCGGGTCACGCCAGCAAGGACTTTGTGTCCAG CATCTACTGCCGGCAGTGCCAGCGGGCACTGTGCTGCTCCTGCGCGCTGCTGGACGGCCCGCACACCTTCTGCGACATCGGCAGCGAGAGCCAGCGCAGGCGGGAGGAGCTGGACAGCCTGGCCCGGCAGCTGGGCCCCGGGAGAAGCAGCTTGGAGGGCAGGCACCGGGTGCTGCGGGAGGAGGCCGCCCGGTTGGAGcgggagcagcaggagatgcgGGAGCTGATCCGGCAGCgggtggaggagctggtgcGGGCGCTGCGGcgggaggaagaggagctggtGCGGGCGGtggagaggaggcaggagcagggccgGCAGGAGCTGGAGCGGGAGCTGCGGCGTCTGGAGGGAGCGCTGAAGCGGATGGAGGCAGGCGAGAGGCTGGTGGAGAAGCTGAGCCTGTACGGCACGGCCCAGGAGGTGATGGACATGCAGCCCTTCATCAAAGCCTcgctggaggagctgcagcgGCTGGAGCCGGCGGAGCTGGCCCGGGAGAGAGTGCAGCCCGGGGACTTGGGAGAGTGCAGGGCACGGCTGCAGGCACTGGTGGAGCGGGTGATGGGACGGGCag GTACCAATTCCCAAGCTGCCCCTGTGGTTGAGGTGGCCCTGGAGAATGACCAG CAAGAGGAGGTCATCCAGCCCACCTTCACCATCAGCCTCAGGGACATGCACACCAGCCCG ACCCCCTCCAGGCACATCTCACCCAAACGTCTGAAGCTGGAGTCTGACAACAGGCCTGGCCCCAGCAATCCCAGTTCAAACCAGTGGGATGGCAGAACAGGGCCTGGCACCCCCACGCTGAGGAGGAACTGCAGCAGCACCCCTGCCACCAACAGCCACAGTGATGATGCAG AAGACACCAGCATCATCATCAGCTCAGAGGACAGTGAGGAAGACACAGTG GCCTTCAGCAAGCCCCACGACAGCGAGAagccctccagccccccctggTCCGAGAGTGGCACATCACCCCATCACAGCACTGGCTCCACCAGTCCCTGGGACGTCATGCCGGAGCTGAGCACCTTGGTGTTCCTCAGCTTGAAGGTTGACCAGAAAA cccagcacatcACGGAGGTGGCAGCAACCAGCGGAGAGCACACCTTCAAGATGCTGATTCAGACCCCTGAGTCGGTGCTGGCACTACTCTCCCAGGGTGTCACCATGGAGGTGGGGATGCAGAACCTCCTCTGGTATCTCTCCTCGGTCCCCAGGCCCATCCTCATCGTTAATAACTTCTGGGGGCCGGAGCTGCTGGCTCTCTTTAGAGCCCTGGATGCCACAGGCAGGAAAGTGGACTTCTGCCACCTGGTGAGTGGTTATGTGGACATGTTGTCCTTGATCAAGGAAAAACTGCCCCGGGCCCCTTCCTACAAGCTGAAGGACCTGGTGCAAGAGcacctggagcagcaggtgGGTGTGGGCAGCACTCTGGCCAGAGCCAAGGCCTTGCAGAAGctgtggtgggtgctggggttcCCTGCCCAGCCcgaggcagggatgctgctcacccactgtgctctgcagagctacAGCATGCTGCAGCCCGTCGTGCAGAAGAGGCTGCTCACCAGGAGGGCAGCCAAAATCCTGGCCCGTCACCACCTCATCTTCTGGAAGCTGAAAGAGGTGCAAGGGCAGCGTGGGTGA
- the PML gene encoding protein PML isoform X4, protein MPDTPPAPQPPSPGPPAGNGRGEEGSPLLWRCKTWPRVTAEREPPPSGDGDGAAAPLEMGPRPDCPPSSPPPRQPREQDDLEFILCEGCRRESPHLKLLTCLHTLCLDCLSENKPVGQCPVCWTPIPQANGIPTMDNLLFANLQARLKVYRKINRGEGPGCSRCERNVAAVWCPECEDFLCAKCFEDHQWFFKKKNHEAKRVEDLRSESAHCFLESTRKSCSLFCSTPGHASKDFVSSIYCRQCQRALCCSCALLDGPHTFCDIGSESQRRREELDSLARQLGPGRSSLEGRHRVLREEAARLEREQQEMRELIRQRVEELVRALRREEEELVRAVERRQEQGRQELERELRRLEGALKRMEAGERLVEKLSLYGTAQEVMDMQPFIKASLEELQRLEPAELARERVQPGDLGECRARLQALVERVMGRAGTNSQAAPVVEVALENDQQEEVIQPTFTISLRDMHTSPTPSRHISPKRLKLESDNRPGPSNPSSNQWDGRTGPGTPTLRRNCSSTPATNSHSDDAEDTSIIISSEDSEEDTVEAGHLGHPKSSPPETFAGIFWHSGEPPGFALRLRSSREPPEDLETI, encoded by the exons atgccCGACACCCCCCCGGCCCCACAGCCGCCCAGCCCTGGCCCCCCAGCAGGTAacgggaggggagaggaggggtcGCCGCTTCTTTGGAGGTGCAAAACCTGGCCCAGGGTCACCGCAGAAAGGGAGCCACCTCCTTCGGGAG ATGGAGACGGTGCTGCTGCCCCCCTGGAGATGGGACCCCGGCCAGACTGCCCCCCAAGCTCTCCTCCACCCCGGCAGCCCAGGGAGCAGGATGATTTGGAGTTCATCCTCTGCGAGGGCTGCCGGCGGGAATCTCCCCACCTCAAGCTCCTCACCTGCCTCCACACCTTGTGCCTTGACTGCCTGAGTGAGAACAAGCCCGTCGGGCAGTGCCCTGTGTGCTGGACACCCATCCCTCAGGCCAACGGCATCCCCACCATGGACAACCTCCTCTTTGCCAACCTGCAAGCCAGGCTGAAGGTCTACAGGAAGATCAACCGTGGCGAGGGGCCCGGCTGCAGCCGGTGTGAGAGGAACGTGGCAGCGGTGTGGTGCCCTGAGTGTGAAGATTTCCTCTGTGCCAAGTGCTTTGAGGACCACCAGTGGTTCTTCAAGAAGAAGAACCACGAGGCCAAGAGGGTGGAGGACCTGCGTTCCGAGTCAGCCCACTGTTTCCTGGAAAGCACCAGGAAGTCATGCAGCCTCTTCTGTTCCACTCCGGGTCACGCCAGCAAGGACTTTGTGTCCAG CATCTACTGCCGGCAGTGCCAGCGGGCACTGTGCTGCTCCTGCGCGCTGCTGGACGGCCCGCACACCTTCTGCGACATCGGCAGCGAGAGCCAGCGCAGGCGGGAGGAGCTGGACAGCCTGGCCCGGCAGCTGGGCCCCGGGAGAAGCAGCTTGGAGGGCAGGCACCGGGTGCTGCGGGAGGAGGCCGCCCGGTTGGAGcgggagcagcaggagatgcgGGAGCTGATCCGGCAGCgggtggaggagctggtgcGGGCGCTGCGGcgggaggaagaggagctggtGCGGGCGGtggagaggaggcaggagcagggccgGCAGGAGCTGGAGCGGGAGCTGCGGCGTCTGGAGGGAGCGCTGAAGCGGATGGAGGCAGGCGAGAGGCTGGTGGAGAAGCTGAGCCTGTACGGCACGGCCCAGGAGGTGATGGACATGCAGCCCTTCATCAAAGCCTcgctggaggagctgcagcgGCTGGAGCCGGCGGAGCTGGCCCGGGAGAGAGTGCAGCCCGGGGACTTGGGAGAGTGCAGGGCACGGCTGCAGGCACTGGTGGAGCGGGTGATGGGACGGGCag GTACCAATTCCCAAGCTGCCCCTGTGGTTGAGGTGGCCCTGGAGAATGACCAG CAAGAGGAGGTCATCCAGCCCACCTTCACCATCAGCCTCAGGGACATGCACACCAGCCCG ACCCCCTCCAGGCACATCTCACCCAAACGTCTGAAGCTGGAGTCTGACAACAGGCCTGGCCCCAGCAATCCCAGTTCAAACCAGTGGGATGGCAGAACAGGGCCTGGCACCCCCACGCTGAGGAGGAACTGCAGCAGCACCCCTGCCACCAACAGCCACAGTGATGATGCAG AAGACACCAGCATCATCATCAGCTCAGAGGACAGTGAGGAAGACACAGTG GAGGCAGGGCATCTGGGCCATCCCAAATCTAGTCCTCCTGAGACCTTCGCTGGGATTTTCTGGCATTCTGGAGAGCCGCCTGGCTTTGCTCTGAG GCTGAGAAGCTCCAGGGAGCCACCAGAGGACCTAGAGACCATCTGA
- the PML gene encoding protein PML isoform X3, with protein sequence MGPRPDCPPSSPPPRQPREQDDLEFILCEGCRRESPHLKLLTCLHTLCLDCLSENKPVGQCPVCWTPIPQANGIPTMDNLLFANLQARLKVYRKINRGEGPGCSRCERNVAAVWCPECEDFLCAKCFEDHQWFFKKKNHEAKRVEDLRSESAHCFLESTRKSCSLFCSTPGHASKDFVSSIYCRQCQRALCCSCALLDGPHTFCDIGSESQRRREELDSLARQLGPGRSSLEGRHRVLREEAARLEREQQEMRELIRQRVEELVRALRREEEELVRAVERRQEQGRQELERELRRLEGALKRMEAGERLVEKLSLYGTAQEVMDMQPFIKASLEELQRLEPAELARERVQPGDLGECRARLQALVERVMGRAGTNSQAAPVVEVALENDQQEEVIQPTFTISLRDMHTSPTPSRHISPKRLKLESDNRPGPSNPSSNQWDGRTGPGTPTLRRNCSSTPATNSHSDDAEDTSIIISSEDSEEDTVAFSKPHDSEKPSSPPWSESGTSPHHSTGSTSPWDVMPELSTLVFLSLKVDQKTQHITEVAATSGEHTFKMLIQTPESVLALLSQGVTMEVGMQNLLWYLSSVPRPILIVNNFWGPELLALFRALDATGRKVDFCHLVSGYVDMLSLIKEKLPRAPSYKLKDLVQEHLEQQVGVGSTLARAKALQKLWWVLGFPAQPEAGMLLTHCALQSYSMLQPVVQKRLLTRRAAKILARHHLIFWKLKEVQGQRG encoded by the exons ATGGGACCCCGGCCAGACTGCCCCCCAAGCTCTCCTCCACCCCGGCAGCCCAGGGAGCAGGATGATTTGGAGTTCATCCTCTGCGAGGGCTGCCGGCGGGAATCTCCCCACCTCAAGCTCCTCACCTGCCTCCACACCTTGTGCCTTGACTGCCTGAGTGAGAACAAGCCCGTCGGGCAGTGCCCTGTGTGCTGGACACCCATCCCTCAGGCCAACGGCATCCCCACCATGGACAACCTCCTCTTTGCCAACCTGCAAGCCAGGCTGAAGGTCTACAGGAAGATCAACCGTGGCGAGGGGCCCGGCTGCAGCCGGTGTGAGAGGAACGTGGCAGCGGTGTGGTGCCCTGAGTGTGAAGATTTCCTCTGTGCCAAGTGCTTTGAGGACCACCAGTGGTTCTTCAAGAAGAAGAACCACGAGGCCAAGAGGGTGGAGGACCTGCGTTCCGAGTCAGCCCACTGTTTCCTGGAAAGCACCAGGAAGTCATGCAGCCTCTTCTGTTCCACTCCGGGTCACGCCAGCAAGGACTTTGTGTCCAG CATCTACTGCCGGCAGTGCCAGCGGGCACTGTGCTGCTCCTGCGCGCTGCTGGACGGCCCGCACACCTTCTGCGACATCGGCAGCGAGAGCCAGCGCAGGCGGGAGGAGCTGGACAGCCTGGCCCGGCAGCTGGGCCCCGGGAGAAGCAGCTTGGAGGGCAGGCACCGGGTGCTGCGGGAGGAGGCCGCCCGGTTGGAGcgggagcagcaggagatgcgGGAGCTGATCCGGCAGCgggtggaggagctggtgcGGGCGCTGCGGcgggaggaagaggagctggtGCGGGCGGtggagaggaggcaggagcagggccgGCAGGAGCTGGAGCGGGAGCTGCGGCGTCTGGAGGGAGCGCTGAAGCGGATGGAGGCAGGCGAGAGGCTGGTGGAGAAGCTGAGCCTGTACGGCACGGCCCAGGAGGTGATGGACATGCAGCCCTTCATCAAAGCCTcgctggaggagctgcagcgGCTGGAGCCGGCGGAGCTGGCCCGGGAGAGAGTGCAGCCCGGGGACTTGGGAGAGTGCAGGGCACGGCTGCAGGCACTGGTGGAGCGGGTGATGGGACGGGCag GTACCAATTCCCAAGCTGCCCCTGTGGTTGAGGTGGCCCTGGAGAATGACCAG CAAGAGGAGGTCATCCAGCCCACCTTCACCATCAGCCTCAGGGACATGCACACCAGCCCG ACCCCCTCCAGGCACATCTCACCCAAACGTCTGAAGCTGGAGTCTGACAACAGGCCTGGCCCCAGCAATCCCAGTTCAAACCAGTGGGATGGCAGAACAGGGCCTGGCACCCCCACGCTGAGGAGGAACTGCAGCAGCACCCCTGCCACCAACAGCCACAGTGATGATGCAG AAGACACCAGCATCATCATCAGCTCAGAGGACAGTGAGGAAGACACAGTG GCCTTCAGCAAGCCCCACGACAGCGAGAagccctccagccccccctggTCCGAGAGTGGCACATCACCCCATCACAGCACTGGCTCCACCAGTCCCTGGGACGTCATGCCGGAGCTGAGCACCTTGGTGTTCCTCAGCTTGAAGGTTGACCAGAAAA cccagcacatcACGGAGGTGGCAGCAACCAGCGGAGAGCACACCTTCAAGATGCTGATTCAGACCCCTGAGTCGGTGCTGGCACTACTCTCCCAGGGTGTCACCATGGAGGTGGGGATGCAGAACCTCCTCTGGTATCTCTCCTCGGTCCCCAGGCCCATCCTCATCGTTAATAACTTCTGGGGGCCGGAGCTGCTGGCTCTCTTTAGAGCCCTGGATGCCACAGGCAGGAAAGTGGACTTCTGCCACCTGGTGAGTGGTTATGTGGACATGTTGTCCTTGATCAAGGAAAAACTGCCCCGGGCCCCTTCCTACAAGCTGAAGGACCTGGTGCAAGAGcacctggagcagcaggtgGGTGTGGGCAGCACTCTGGCCAGAGCCAAGGCCTTGCAGAAGctgtggtgggtgctggggttcCCTGCCCAGCCcgaggcagggatgctgctcacccactgtgctctgcagagctacAGCATGCTGCAGCCCGTCGTGCAGAAGAGGCTGCTCACCAGGAGGGCAGCCAAAATCCTGGCCCGTCACCACCTCATCTTCTGGAAGCTGAAAGAGGTGCAAGGGCAGCGTGGGTGA
- the ISLR2 gene encoding immunoglobulin superfamily containing leucine-rich repeat protein 2, whose amino-acid sequence MAPLVSLWLVALLGLARACPEPCACVDKYAHQFADCAYKDLQVVPTGLPSNVTTLSLSANKITSLQQRSFLEVTQVTSLWLAHNEIRSIEPGTFAVLVQLKNLDISHNQIVDFPWQDLYNLSALQLLKMNNNHMALVPQGAFHTLKDLRSLRINNNKFTSLAEGIFDSLSSLSHLQIYNNPFDCSCKLQWLKKWMESTLISIPEKDSITCALPEQLRGVPVGKIPEVQCTSPTLQLTYYPNLDTTELFDGFTLTLHCAVTGTPVPEVSWKIRTSSQTLELNGNPKENAGKDVPKQDPERFMVFKNGTLVIPHLSKREEGTYTCLATNEMGSNQTSVNVAVAGTQKYPLQPGRDPLGGKAQPGDKKPGAKGAKNSVLTPDERNKFFGPTRQSRPSLVAGTESTGDEQVPFQLPPFEKKCGSTQTRKYISNHAFNQSGDFKQHTFDLGVIALDVSERDARVQLTPTYTQPEKVHLRMLYLCQESGQGHALVQWSKIEEGVNSYWFQGLNPGTNYSVCLTYLGEDCQVQVVFTTKKEIPSLIIIVVVSIFLLVLATLPLMGATWCHLLSKYQGKTYKLIMKAQNPDQMEKHMAADFDPRASYLESEKNYNPSEVGEADVEEEDDEDEEDEEGSRRRRRREAEGAAELEREESVAASSMVESQSKANGEEFEVRSEYSDKLPLGAEAVTISQEINGNYRQRPVVERPR is encoded by the coding sequence ATGGCCCCGCTGGTGTCCCTGTGGCTGGTGGCCCTGCTCGGCCTGGCCCGGGCGTGCCCCGAGCCCTGCGCCTGCGTGGACAAGTACGCCCACCAGTTTGCTGACTGTGCCTATAAGGACCTCCAAGTGGTGCCCACGGGGTTGCCCTCCAACGTGACCACCCTCAGCCTCTCGGCCAACAAGATCACCTCTCTGCAGCAGCGTTCCTTCCTGGAGGTGACCCAGGTCACCTCCCTCTGGCTGGCACACAATGAAATCCGCTCCATCGAGCCCGGCACCTTTGCCGTCCTGGTGCAACTGAAAAATCTCGACATCAGCCACAACCAGATTGTGGATTTCCCCTGGCAGGACCTCTACAACCTCAGCGCTCTCCAGCTGCTCAAGATGAACAATAACCACATGGCCCTGGTGCCTCAGGGGGCTTTCCACACCCTGAAGGATCTCCGGTCCCTCCGCATCAACAACAACAAGTTCACCTCCCTGGCAGAGGGGATCTTCGACTCGCTCAGTTCCCTCTCCCACCTGCAGATCTACAACAACCCCTTTGATTGCTCCTGCAAGCTCCAGTGGTTGAAGAAGTGGATGGAGAGCACTCTCATCTCCATCCCCGAGAAGGACTCCATCACTTGTGCCCTCCCGGAGCAGCTCCGAGGAGTGCCGGTGGGGAAGATCCCCGAGGTGCAGTGCACCTCCCCTACCCTGCAGCTCACCTACTACCCCAACCTGGACACCACGGAGCTCTTTGATGGCTTCACCCTGACGCTGCACTGTGCCGTGACGGGGACACCAGTGCCCGAAGTGAGCTGGAAGATACGCACCTCCAGCCAAACCCTGGAGCTCAACGGGAACCCCAAGGAGAACGCTGGGAAGGACGTCCCGAAACAGGACCCTGAGCGCTTCATGGTCTTCAAGAACGGCACCCTGGTCATTCCCCACCTGAGCAAGAGGGAAGAAGGCACCTATACCTGCCTGGCTACCAACGAAATGGGGAGCAACCAGACCTCAGTCAACGTGGCTGTGGCAGGCACTCAGAAATACCCGCTGCAGCCCGGGAGGGACCCGCTGGGGGGCAAAGCACAGCCAGGTGACAAGAAGCCTGGGGCCAAGGGAGCAAAGAACAGCGTGCTCACGCCGGACGAGAGGAACAAATTCTTTGGTCCCACCCGGCAGAGCCGACCATCCTTGGTGGCTGGGACAGAGTCCACAGGAGATGAACAAGTCCCTTTCCAGCTTCCTCCCTTTGAGAAGAAGTGTGGCTCCACACAAACCAGAAAGTACATCTCCAACCACGCCTTTAACCAGAGTGGGGACTTCAAGCAGCACACGTTCGACCTGGGGGTGATTGCCTTAGATGTGTCAGAGCGTGATGCCCGGGTGCAGCTCACACCCACCTACACTCAGCCCGAGAAGGTCCACCTTAGGATGCTCTACCTGTGCCAGGAGAGCGGCCAGGGCCACGCCTTAGTCCAGTGGTCCAAGATCGAGGAAGGGGTGAACTCGTACTGGTTCCAGGGCTTGAACCCTGGCACCAACTACTCCGTGTGTCTCACCTACTTGGGAGAGGACTGCCAGGTCCAAGTGGTCTTCACCACCAAAAAAGAGATCCCCTCGCTCATCATCATCGTGGTTGTGAGTATCTTCTTGCTGGTGCTGGCCACCTTACCCTTGATGGGAGCCACGTGGTGCCACCTTCTCTCCAAGTACCAAGGGAAAACCTACAAGCTCATAATGAAGGCCCAGAACCCAGACCAGATGGAGAAGCACATGGCTGCCGACTTCGACCCCCGCGCCTCCTACCTGGAGTCGGAGAAGAACTACAACCCCAGCGAGGTGGGGGAAGCAGACGTGGAGGAAGAAGACGACGAAGAcgaggaggatgaggaaggaagcaggaggaggaggaggaggga